Proteins encoded together in one Coffea arabica cultivar ET-39 chromosome 2c, Coffea Arabica ET-39 HiFi, whole genome shotgun sequence window:
- the LOC113728005 gene encoding COP9 signalosome complex subunit 1-like — protein MEAEDDIGRHMMDENEIYANGGDGAGAETQRQRPIISGEQLDVEAYAALYSGRTKIMRLLFIAERCDNVSMQLEALRMAYDEIKKGENTHIFRDVVQKIDGRLGPNYGPDPAWADAVDRRAEQRREKLENELNAYRTNLIKESIRMGYNDFGDFYYAHGALAEAFKNYVRTRDYCTTSKHIVHMCLNAILVSIEMGQFTHVTSYVSKAEQTPDAVDAVTSAKLHCAAGLAHLEGKKYKLAARKFLETGPELGNNYTEVIAAQDVATYGGLCALASFDRTELKSKVIDNSNFRNFLELVPEIRELIQDFYTSHYASCLEYLGNLKANLLLDIHLHDHVETLYDQIRNKALIQYTHPFVSVDLRMMANAFKTSIAGLEKELEALITENQIQARIDSHNKVLYARHADQRNATFQRVLQTGGEFDRDVRAMLLRVSLMKHDYALKASRKQH, from the exons ATGGAAGCCGAAGACGACATCGGGAGACATATGATGGACGAGAACGAGATCTATGCTAACGGCGGCGACGGCGCCGGTGCCGAAACGCAGCGTCAGAGACCAATAATCAGCGGAGAGCAGCTCGACGTCGAGGCGTATGCGGCGTTGTACAGCGGGAGAACGAAAATTATGCGGCTTCTTTTCATCGCCGAGCGATGCGACAATGTTTCTATGCAATTGGAAGCTTTGAGAATGGCGTACGATGAgatcaaaaagggagagaatacTCATATTTTCAGGGATGTTGTTCAGAAAATTGATGGGCGTTTGGGCCCTAATTACGGCCCGGACCCAGCATGGGCTGATGCGGTTGATCGTCGTGCTGAGCAGAGGAGGGAGAAGCTCGAGAACGAACTTAATGCTTATAGG ACAAATTTGATAAAAGAGAGCATTAGAATGGGATACAATGATTTTGGTGACTTTTACTATGCACATGGTGCACTTGCAGAAGCATTTAAGAATTATGTGCGTACTCGTGATTACTGTACGACTTCAAAGCATATTGTTCATATGTGTTTGAATGCAATTTTGGTTAGCATTGAGATGGGCCAATTCACACATGTTACAAGTTACGTCAGCAAAGCAGAGCAGACTCCAGATGCTGTGGATGCTGTCACAAGTGCAAAACTGCATTGTGCCGCTGGGTTAGCACACTTGGAGGGTAAAAAGTACAAGCTTGCTGCTCGCAAG TTCTTGGAAACTGGTCCAGAATTGGGTAATAACTATACAGAAGTAATAGCGGCTCAGGATGTTGCAACATATGGTGGATTATGTGCTCTTGCAAGTTTTGACCGAACAGAACTAAAG AGCAAAGTTATAGACAACAGTAACTTTAGGAATTTCTTAGAGCTGGTACCAGAGATAAGAGAACTTATTCAGGATTTCTATACAAG CCACTATGCTTCATGTCTGGAGTACTTGGGAAATCTGAAAGCTAACCTGTTGCTTGACATTCATTTGCATGACCATGTGGAGACATTGTATGATCAAATCCGTAACAAAGCTCTCATACAGTACACTCATCCATTCGTCTCTGTTGATCTGCGTATGATGGCCAATGCTTTTAAGACTAGTATTGCTGGACTTGAGAAGGAGCTTGAAGCCTTGATTACTGAAAATCAAATACAG GCTCGAATTGACTCCCACAATAAAGTTCTCTATGCACGGCATGCGGATCAGAGAAATGCCACGTTCCAGAGGGTGCTGCAGACGGGTGGTGAATTTGACCGGGATGTGAGGGCTATGTTATTGAGAGTAAGCCTCATGAAGCACGATTACGCTCTCAAGGCATCAAGGAAACAGCACTGA